In Amycolatopsis jiangsuensis, the following proteins share a genomic window:
- a CDS encoding O-methyltransferase translates to MTLERWTQVEHYVDEALLAADPVLDAALADSAAAGLPPIAVSPSQGKLLNLLAVTAGARSILEIGTLGGYSTIWLARALPSGGRLVTCEYEPKHAEVARANLDRAGFGPDVAEIHVGAALDTLPKLTGPFDFVFVDADKTNLAGYVEAVFRLSRPGTTIVLDNVVRNGAVADAADPDPSVRGVRRMFDLLRGDARFDATAIQTVGDKGYDGFLLARVR, encoded by the coding sequence ATGACCCTCGAACGGTGGACCCAGGTCGAGCACTATGTGGACGAAGCGTTGCTGGCCGCCGATCCGGTGCTGGACGCGGCACTCGCCGATTCGGCCGCGGCCGGCCTGCCCCCGATCGCCGTGTCGCCGAGTCAGGGCAAGCTGCTGAACCTGCTGGCGGTCACCGCGGGCGCGCGGTCGATCCTGGAGATCGGCACGCTGGGCGGATACAGCACGATCTGGCTGGCGCGCGCCCTGCCCTCCGGCGGCCGGCTGGTCACCTGCGAATACGAGCCGAAGCACGCCGAGGTCGCGCGCGCGAACCTCGACCGCGCCGGCTTCGGGCCGGACGTGGCGGAGATCCACGTCGGTGCCGCGCTCGACACGCTGCCGAAGCTCACCGGACCGTTCGACTTCGTGTTCGTCGACGCGGACAAGACCAATCTCGCGGGGTACGTCGAAGCAGTGTTCCGGCTGTCCCGGCCGGGCACCACGATCGTGCTGGACAACGTGGTCCGCAACGGCGCGGTGGCCGATGCCGCCGACCCCGATCCGTCGGTACGCGGCGTGCGACGGATGTTCGACCTCCTACGAGGCGACGCCCGCTTCGACGCGACGGCCATCCAGACCGTCGGCGACAAGGGGTACGACGGCTTCCTGCTCGCCCGCGTCCGCTGA
- the lipA gene encoding lipoyl synthase: MSAQPEGRKLLRLEVRNSETPIEKKPSWIRTRVRMGPEFTELKGLVRREGLHTVCEEAGCPNIYECWEDREATFLIGGDQCTRRCDFCQIDTGRPAALDRAEPRKVAESVQAMGLRYSTVTGVARDDLDDGGAWLYAETVREIHALNPGTGVELLIPDFNADPGQLGEVFGSRPEVLAHNVETVPRIFKRIRPGFRYARSLEVLTRARAAGLVTKSNLILGMGETPDEVRVALRELFDAGCEIITITQYLRPSPRHHPVDRWVKPEEFVEHSRFAESLGFPGVMAGPLVRSSYRAGRLYAQTKAHRGEDLPENLAHLAQQGPAAQEASSLLARH; this comes from the coding sequence ATGAGCGCCCAGCCGGAGGGGCGGAAGTTGTTGCGGCTTGAGGTGCGTAACAGTGAGACGCCGATTGAGAAGAAGCCGTCGTGGATTCGGACTCGGGTGCGGATGGGTCCGGAGTTCACGGAGTTGAAGGGCTTGGTGCGTCGGGAGGGTCTTCACACGGTGTGTGAGGAGGCGGGGTGTCCCAATATTTATGAGTGTTGGGAGGACCGTGAGGCCACGTTCCTGATTGGTGGGGATCAGTGCACGCGGCGGTGTGATTTCTGTCAGATTGATACGGGTAGGCCGGCGGCGTTGGATCGGGCGGAGCCGCGGAAGGTGGCGGAGTCGGTGCAGGCGATGGGCCTGCGGTATTCGACGGTGACGGGTGTGGCGCGGGATGATCTGGATGATGGTGGGGCGTGGTTGTATGCGGAGACGGTGCGTGAGATTCATGCGTTGAATCCGGGTACGGGTGTGGAGTTGCTGATTCCGGATTTCAATGCTGATCCCGGTCAGTTGGGTGAGGTGTTCGGGTCGCGTCCGGAGGTGTTGGCGCACAATGTGGAGACGGTGCCGCGGATTTTCAAGCGGATCCGTCCGGGGTTTCGGTATGCCCGGTCGTTGGAGGTGTTGACGCGGGCGCGTGCGGCGGGGTTGGTGACGAAGTCGAATCTGATCCTGGGGATGGGTGAGACGCCGGATGAGGTGCGGGTCGCGTTGCGGGAGTTGTTCGATGCGGGGTGTGAGATCATCACGATCACGCAGTATCTGCGTCCGTCGCCGCGGCATCATCCGGTGGATCGGTGGGTGAAGCCGGAGGAGTTCGTCGAGCATTCGCGGTTTGCCGAGTCTCTGGGTTTCCCGGGGGTGATGGCGGGTCCGTTGGTGCGGTCGTCGTATCGGGCGGGCCGGTTGTATGCCCAGACCAAGGCCCACCGCGGGGAGGACCTGCCGGAGAACCTGGCCCACCTCGCCCAGCAGGGACCAGCCGCACAGGAAGCCAGCTCACTGCTGGCCAGACACTAG
- a CDS encoding transglycosylase domain-containing protein, with protein sequence MESSTDEESAVEDRRIERRRRWRRVRRVAYCVGGAAVGLPLIAFWIAYLLLDVRSPQAVLDSLSKTVPLRYADGGELLRVVPEDGDRRFVPYDKVPEKLRAAIVATEDPTFWDNAGFDPTGIGRALLTGVGGGSGITQQYIKKSTGDEDATLGRKLQELVLATKITQQQSKERIFESYVNIISFGRGTFGPAAGMNAFFGRPLDDTMTWSEAAFLAGMIQSPSVHDPAVSGDAHSAKRWAYVRDKLVERGYVHGAEAAAMTYPGADIRPPGQTRERLGYDEYHVKQQVLAELERDGFPLSRLQQGNLIVQTTLDRGAQAAARSTLHDRLRGEPKEFRGGLVSVDPVNGAVRAYDGGDNGVRDYAGTAHPLGSAFYPFTLAGALRTGTSPDERVPSPEKINFLGEDFAYPPGCPQSCTLRTAMSSGADTPYIALAKRLGPDAVSAAARDAGIPATMDGTPTLREKDGYLIGSGIAVGRYPLRPLDVAGAYATFAAGGMRTTPHLVDKILDQDGDVVWQHEDSRTPAFSPDEGTSRRIADQVTATLPATLPGGRAAALRTGEFQHGSSEDTQDAWAVGYTRRLATAVWIGSDDERRLFEADGRRLAGSDVPADIWRAFMSR encoded by the coding sequence GTGGAGAGCTCGACTGACGAGGAATCGGCCGTTGAAGACCGCCGAATCGAACGCCGCCGGCGGTGGCGGCGGGTCCGGCGGGTCGCCTACTGCGTGGGCGGCGCCGCCGTCGGCCTGCCGCTGATCGCGTTCTGGATCGCCTACTTGCTGCTCGACGTCCGTAGTCCGCAGGCGGTGCTGGACTCGCTGAGCAAGACCGTGCCCCTGCGCTACGCCGACGGCGGCGAGCTGCTGCGTGTCGTGCCCGAGGACGGTGACCGGCGGTTCGTACCGTATGACAAGGTGCCGGAGAAGCTGCGTGCCGCGATCGTGGCCACCGAGGACCCGACGTTCTGGGACAACGCCGGCTTCGACCCCACCGGGATCGGCCGGGCGCTGCTCACCGGCGTCGGCGGCGGGTCGGGGATCACCCAGCAGTACATCAAGAAGTCCACCGGCGACGAGGATGCGACGCTGGGCCGCAAGCTGCAGGAGCTGGTGCTCGCCACGAAGATCACCCAGCAGCAGAGCAAGGAACGGATCTTCGAGAGCTACGTCAACATCATCTCCTTCGGCCGCGGCACGTTCGGGCCCGCGGCGGGAATGAACGCCTTCTTCGGCCGCCCGCTCGACGACACCATGACCTGGAGCGAAGCCGCCTTCCTGGCCGGGATGATCCAGTCGCCTTCGGTGCACGACCCGGCCGTCTCCGGCGACGCGCACTCCGCCAAACGCTGGGCCTACGTGCGGGACAAGCTGGTCGAACGCGGGTACGTGCACGGCGCCGAGGCGGCCGCGATGACCTATCCCGGCGCGGACATCCGCCCGCCCGGTCAGACGCGTGAGCGGCTGGGCTACGACGAGTACCACGTGAAGCAGCAGGTGCTGGCCGAACTGGAGCGGGACGGCTTCCCGCTTTCCCGCCTGCAGCAAGGAAACCTGATCGTGCAGACGACGCTGGACCGGGGCGCGCAGGCCGCCGCGCGCTCGACGCTGCACGACCGGCTGCGCGGCGAACCGAAGGAATTCCGCGGTGGGCTGGTGTCCGTGGACCCGGTGAACGGCGCTGTGCGGGCATACGACGGCGGCGACAACGGTGTGCGCGACTACGCGGGCACTGCGCATCCGCTCGGTTCGGCCTTCTACCCGTTCACACTGGCAGGCGCGCTGCGCACGGGTACTTCGCCGGACGAGCGGGTACCGTCGCCGGAGAAGATCAACTTCCTCGGCGAGGATTTCGCTTACCCGCCAGGGTGCCCGCAGTCGTGCACCCTGCGCACCGCGATGTCTTCGGGCGCGGACACCCCGTACATCGCGCTGGCCAAGCGGCTCGGTCCGGACGCGGTGAGCGCCGCGGCCCGGGACGCCGGGATCCCGGCAACCATGGACGGCACGCCGACCCTGCGGGAGAAGGACGGCTATCTGATCGGCTCCGGCATCGCCGTGGGCCGTTACCCGTTGCGGCCGCTGGACGTGGCCGGTGCGTACGCGACGTTCGCGGCCGGCGGTATGCGGACGACGCCGCATCTGGTGGACAAAATCCTCGACCAGGACGGCGATGTGGTGTGGCAGCACGAGGACAGCCGCACGCCGGCGTTCTCGCCGGACGAGGGCACCAGCCGTCGGATCGCCGATCAGGTGACTGCGACCTTGCCGGCCACCCTGCCCGGTGGCCGCGCCGCGGCGTTGCGTACGGGCGAATTCCAGCACGGCAGTTCCGAGGACACGCAGGACGCCTGGGCGGTCGGCTACACCCGCCGACTCGCGACCGCGGTGTGGATCGGCTCGGACGACGAGCGGCGGCTGTTCGAGGCCGATGGCAGAAGACTGGCCGGCAGCGACGTGCCCGCCGACATCTGGCGGGCGTTCATGAGCCGGTGA
- a CDS encoding L-serine ammonia-lyase: protein MAISVFDLFSIGIGPSSSHTVGPMRAAATFVDGLAGDGALDRVTRVQAELFGSLGATGFGHGSDKAVLLGLSGERPEEIDTDTVPEKVAAIRESGRLLVGGRHEVAFTEDPDLTMHRRKSLPAHPNGMVFRAFAEDGVLLRERTYYSVGGGFVRDESYETDTVFVEDSTPVPYPFRTGSDLLRHCAETGLPVSEIMLRNELSWRSREEIRDGLLEIWQVMAECVRNGCTHEGVLPGGLRVPRRAKALQDKLLAEDGAGDALYAMDWVSLYALAVNEENAAGGRVVTAPTNGAAGIIPAVLHYYQRFITGSSDDGIVTFLLTAGAIGSILKQTGSISGAEVGCQGEVGSASAMAAAGLTEILGGSPAQVENAAEIGVEHHLGLTCDPVGGLVQIPCIERNAVGASKAIHAARMAMRGDGSHVVTLDKAIKTMRETGADMSVKYKETARGGLAVNVIEC, encoded by the coding sequence ATGGCGATCAGCGTCTTCGACTTGTTCTCCATCGGCATCGGCCCGTCGAGTTCGCACACCGTCGGGCCGATGCGGGCCGCGGCGACCTTTGTGGACGGTCTCGCCGGCGACGGAGCGCTGGACAGGGTGACGCGGGTGCAGGCCGAGCTGTTCGGCTCGCTCGGCGCGACCGGTTTCGGGCACGGCAGTGACAAAGCGGTGCTGCTGGGGCTGTCCGGCGAGCGTCCGGAGGAGATCGACACGGACACCGTGCCGGAGAAGGTCGCCGCGATCCGGGAGTCCGGGCGGTTGCTCGTGGGCGGCAGGCACGAGGTCGCCTTCACCGAGGATCCCGACCTCACCATGCACCGGCGGAAATCCCTGCCCGCGCATCCCAACGGAATGGTCTTCCGCGCCTTCGCCGAGGACGGCGTGCTCCTGCGTGAGCGCACCTACTATTCGGTCGGCGGCGGTTTCGTGCGCGACGAATCGTATGAGACCGACACCGTGTTCGTGGAAGACTCGACGCCGGTGCCGTATCCGTTCCGCACCGGCTCGGACCTGTTGCGGCACTGCGCGGAAACCGGCCTGCCGGTCAGCGAGATCATGCTGCGCAACGAACTGTCGTGGCGCAGCAGGGAGGAGATCCGGGACGGCCTGCTGGAGATCTGGCAGGTGATGGCCGAATGCGTGCGCAACGGCTGCACCCACGAGGGCGTGCTGCCCGGCGGCCTCCGGGTGCCGCGGCGGGCGAAGGCCTTGCAGGACAAGCTCCTCGCCGAGGACGGCGCGGGCGATGCGTTGTACGCCATGGACTGGGTGAGCCTGTACGCGCTGGCGGTGAACGAGGAGAACGCCGCGGGTGGGCGCGTGGTCACCGCCCCGACCAACGGCGCGGCCGGGATCATCCCCGCGGTCCTGCACTACTACCAGCGGTTCATCACCGGCTCGTCCGACGACGGCATCGTCACGTTCCTGCTCACCGCGGGCGCGATCGGCTCGATCCTGAAGCAGACCGGTTCGATCTCCGGCGCCGAGGTCGGCTGCCAGGGCGAGGTGGGCTCGGCCTCGGCGATGGCCGCGGCGGGCCTGACCGAGATACTGGGCGGCTCGCCCGCGCAGGTGGAGAACGCGGCCGAGATCGGCGTGGAACACCACCTGGGCCTGACCTGCGATCCGGTTGGCGGGCTGGTGCAGATCCCGTGCATCGAACGCAACGCGGTCGGCGCTTCGAAGGCCATCCACGCCGCCCGCATGGCGATGCGTGGCGACGGCAGCCACGTCGTGACCCTGGACAAGGCGATCAAGACCATGCGCGAAACCGGCGCGGACATGTCGGTCAAGTACAAGGAAACCGCCCGCGGCGGGCTGGCGGTGAACGTCATCGAGTGCTGA
- a CDS encoding FAD-dependent oxidoreductase — MLGPKPPSQVLIAGAGPSGLMLACELARRDVPFRLLESAPGPQAGSRGKGIQPRTLEVFDDLGIVDRVLAHGRMAMPMCSTAPDGRIVSGGAGTAEARSDVPYPASLITPEWRVEEALRLRLAELGGTVEFGTALGSFEQSSEAVSATVVRDGVAETVTARWLVGCDGGHSAVRKRAGIAFPGETRDEMRMIVADVEVDGLGREAWHTWWHEEGFASLCPLPSTGVFQYQATIAPGQDGELSLANLQRIFDRRSGRTDIRLHEPEWSSLWRANIRLADRFRAGRVFLAGDAAHIHSPAGGQGMNTGIQDAYNLGWKIAAVANGAPPALLDSYETERQPVAAGVLTLSNSRLEQTLENKSLPAGGDADTRQLTVGYRGSPLARDDRDEIARLRAGDRAPDATGLCTVDGKRRLFDLMRGEHFTLLDFGTTADLPQAPGLRIFHVVEEPAEPSDVADTEGLLAAAYQASGQTLVLIRPDGYLALISDAGDAAAVSDYLAAIGSST, encoded by the coding sequence ATGCTGGGACCGAAGCCGCCGTCGCAGGTGCTGATCGCCGGAGCCGGACCGTCGGGACTGATGCTGGCCTGCGAACTCGCACGCCGCGATGTTCCGTTCCGGCTCCTCGAGTCGGCCCCCGGCCCGCAGGCCGGCTCGCGCGGCAAGGGCATCCAGCCGCGCACCCTCGAAGTGTTCGATGACCTCGGCATCGTCGATCGCGTGCTCGCTCACGGCCGGATGGCGATGCCGATGTGCTCCACAGCGCCGGACGGCCGGATCGTCTCCGGCGGCGCCGGCACCGCAGAAGCCCGCTCCGACGTCCCTTATCCGGCAAGCCTGATCACCCCCGAATGGCGAGTCGAGGAGGCGCTCCGGCTGCGGCTGGCGGAGCTCGGCGGCACGGTGGAGTTCGGCACTGCACTTGGCAGCTTCGAGCAGTCGAGCGAGGCCGTGTCCGCAACGGTGGTCCGGGACGGCGTGGCGGAAACGGTCACTGCGCGCTGGCTCGTCGGCTGCGACGGCGGGCACAGTGCCGTCCGCAAGCGGGCGGGAATCGCGTTCCCTGGCGAAACCCGCGACGAGATGCGGATGATCGTGGCCGATGTCGAGGTCGACGGTCTCGGCCGCGAAGCCTGGCACACGTGGTGGCACGAGGAAGGCTTCGCCAGTCTCTGCCCGCTGCCCTCGACCGGTGTGTTCCAGTATCAGGCGACCATCGCGCCGGGACAGGACGGCGAACTCAGCCTCGCGAACCTGCAGCGGATCTTCGACCGGCGCAGCGGACGCACCGACATCCGCCTCCACGAGCCGGAGTGGTCGTCGTTGTGGCGCGCCAACATCCGCCTCGCCGACCGCTTCCGCGCGGGTCGCGTGTTCCTCGCCGGCGATGCGGCGCACATCCACTCACCGGCCGGCGGCCAGGGGATGAACACCGGCATCCAGGACGCGTACAACCTCGGCTGGAAAATCGCCGCCGTCGCGAACGGGGCCCCACCGGCCCTGCTGGACAGCTACGAAACCGAACGGCAGCCGGTCGCCGCCGGTGTGCTCACACTGTCGAACTCCCGTCTCGAGCAGACACTCGAAAACAAGAGCCTGCCTGCCGGCGGCGACGCCGACACCAGGCAGCTCACCGTCGGCTACCGCGGCTCGCCGCTGGCCCGTGACGATCGTGACGAAATCGCCCGGCTTCGCGCCGGCGACCGCGCTCCCGACGCGACCGGTCTGTGCACAGTGGACGGCAAACGCCGCCTGTTCGACCTGATGCGAGGCGAACACTTCACCCTGCTGGATTTCGGGACCACTGCGGACCTGCCGCAGGCACCCGGCCTCCGGATCTTCCACGTCGTCGAAGAACCGGCCGAACCCAGCGACGTCGCCGACACCGAAGGCCTGCTCGCCGCGGCTTATCAGGCCTCCGGCCAGACCCTCGTACTGATCCGGCCCGACGGGTACCTCGCGCTGATCTCCGACGCCGGCGACGCTGCCGCCGTATCGGACTACCTGGCCGCGATCGGCAGCTCCACCTGA
- a CDS encoding ABC transporter ATP-binding protein produces the protein MAQTIEEAPARTEPRLHAEELTLAYDGRTVAESLGVVIPDKSFTVIVGPNACGKTTLLRALSRMLKPRKGSVYLDGEVISSYGAKEVARRLGLLPQSSVAPDGITVADLVARGRYPHQKLLRQWSRDDASVVAESMRATGVEDLAERLVDELSGGQRQRVWMAMALAQQTDLLLLDEPTTYLDIAHQMDVLDLCANLHVDQGRTLVAVLHDLNHAARYATHMIAMRDGEVLATGTPAEVVTEENVERIFELPCRVMECPETGTPLVIPRRRAA, from the coding sequence GTGGCACAGACGATCGAGGAAGCGCCGGCCCGCACCGAGCCGCGGCTGCACGCCGAAGAACTGACCCTGGCCTACGACGGGCGCACCGTCGCCGAATCGCTCGGCGTGGTGATCCCGGACAAGTCGTTCACGGTCATCGTCGGCCCCAACGCCTGCGGCAAGACCACGCTGCTGCGCGCGTTGTCGCGGATGCTCAAGCCGCGCAAGGGCTCGGTGTACCTCGACGGCGAGGTGATCTCCAGCTACGGCGCGAAGGAGGTCGCCCGCAGGCTCGGCCTGCTCCCGCAGAGCTCGGTCGCCCCGGACGGCATCACCGTGGCCGACCTCGTGGCCCGCGGCCGGTACCCGCACCAGAAGCTGCTGCGCCAGTGGTCTCGCGACGACGCCTCGGTGGTCGCCGAGTCCATGCGCGCGACCGGGGTCGAGGACCTCGCCGAACGCCTCGTCGACGAGCTGTCCGGCGGACAGCGCCAGCGCGTGTGGATGGCGATGGCACTGGCCCAGCAGACCGACCTGCTGCTGCTCGACGAGCCGACCACCTACCTGGACATCGCGCACCAGATGGACGTGCTGGACCTGTGCGCGAACCTGCACGTGGACCAGGGCCGCACGCTTGTGGCGGTCCTGCACGACCTCAACCATGCGGCCCGCTACGCCACGCACATGATCGCCATGCGCGACGGGGAGGTCCTCGCCACCGGAACTCCCGCCGAGGTGGTCACCGAGGAGAACGTGGAACGGATCTTCGAACTGCCGTGCCGCGTGATGGAGTGCCCGGAAACCGGGACACCGCTGGTCATCCCGCGCCGCCGGGCGGCGTGA
- a CDS encoding FadR/GntR family transcriptional regulator, whose translation MESSVVSANEALFRPVRAGNAFEETVERLLQAVRLGVVGAGERLPSERELAERLGVSRVTLREAIRALADAGYVVSRRGRYGGTFVSDVLPDPAERVTGEIDGTELEDALCLRYVLENGAAEAAAARTLSPADRQHLTGTLAEAEAAGLADYRRRDSRLHLAIAEVTASGSLTTAVADARTRVNQLLDRIPLLEPNLGHSNVQHQAIVDAILAGDPAAARQAMAEHVEGTASLLRAFLA comes from the coding sequence GTGGAAAGCTCGGTGGTGAGTGCGAACGAGGCGCTGTTCCGGCCCGTGCGCGCCGGGAACGCCTTCGAGGAGACGGTCGAGCGGTTGCTGCAGGCTGTCCGGCTCGGAGTGGTCGGTGCGGGGGAGCGGCTGCCGTCCGAGCGGGAGCTGGCCGAGCGGCTCGGGGTGAGCCGGGTGACGTTGCGGGAGGCGATCCGGGCGCTGGCCGACGCGGGGTACGTGGTGTCGCGGCGGGGGCGCTACGGCGGGACCTTCGTCAGCGACGTGCTGCCCGATCCGGCCGAGCGGGTCACCGGCGAGATCGACGGCACCGAGCTGGAGGACGCGCTGTGCCTGCGGTACGTGCTGGAGAACGGGGCTGCCGAGGCGGCTGCCGCCCGCACGCTGAGCCCCGCCGACCGGCAGCACCTCACCGGGACGCTGGCCGAGGCCGAGGCGGCCGGGCTCGCCGACTACCGGCGCCGCGACTCGCGGCTGCACCTGGCGATCGCCGAGGTCACCGCGTCCGGCTCGCTCACCACGGCCGTGGCCGACGCACGGACCCGGGTCAACCAGCTGCTCGACCGGATCCCGCTGCTCGAGCCCAACCTGGGGCATTCGAACGTGCAGCACCAGGCGATCGTCGACGCGATACTGGCCGGCGATCCGGCGGCCGCGCGGCAGGCGATGGCCGAGCACGTCGAGGGCACCGCTTCACTGCTGCGTGCCTTCCTCGCGTGA
- a CDS encoding TetR/AcrR family transcriptional regulator, whose product MVAEEPVRRRRHGKELESAILAAGWEELVETGYARLTMGSVAVRARTSEAVLYRRWANKDALVLAAVEHHRAANPIADADTGALRGDLLASLTAVGEALAGFFAIAAAAAFSGLLYDTGLTPTQVRDRMLTTEGVRALYHRAHDRGEIDLAKLPSALLDLPFDLLRHDLLMNLEPPAPARVRSIVDELFLPLVRSYQADR is encoded by the coding sequence GTGGTCGCCGAAGAACCCGTGCGCCGTCGCCGGCACGGCAAGGAACTCGAGTCCGCGATCCTCGCCGCCGGATGGGAGGAGCTGGTCGAGACGGGGTACGCGCGCCTGACCATGGGGTCGGTCGCCGTCCGTGCCCGGACCAGCGAGGCCGTGCTCTACCGGCGCTGGGCCAACAAAGACGCGTTGGTGCTCGCCGCGGTCGAGCACCACCGTGCCGCCAATCCGATCGCCGACGCGGACACCGGCGCGCTGCGCGGCGATCTGCTCGCCTCCCTGACCGCCGTGGGTGAAGCCCTTGCCGGGTTCTTCGCGATCGCCGCGGCCGCCGCGTTCTCCGGCTTGCTGTACGACACCGGTCTGACCCCCACGCAGGTGCGGGACCGGATGCTCACCACCGAAGGGGTCCGCGCGCTCTACCACCGTGCCCACGACCGTGGCGAAATCGACCTGGCGAAGTTGCCCTCCGCGCTGCTCGATCTGCCGTTCGACCTGCTGCGCCACGATCTGCTCATGAACCTCGAACCGCCGGCACCCGCCCGTGTCCGGTCGATCGTCGACGAGCTCTTCCTTCCGCTGGTGCGCAGCTACCAGGCGGACCGCTGA
- the glyA gene encoding serine hydroxymethyltransferase, with the protein MTTFDAPLSEVDPEVAAAVAAELDRQQSTLEMIASENFAPAGVLEAQGSVLTNKYAEGYPGRRYYGGCEHVDVVEQLAIDRAKALFGAEHANVQPHSGAQANAAAMVAVLKPGDTILGLDLAHGGHLTHGMKINFSGKLYNVVAYHVDKETGIVDLGEIERLAVEHRPKLIVAGWSAYPRQLDFAEFRRIADLVDAKLMVDMAHFAGLVATGLHPSPVPYADIVTTTTHKTLGGPRGGLILCREELAKKINSAVFPGQQGGPLEHVIAAKAVALKIAASAGFRERQERTLAGSRILADRLSRTDCAEAGVRVLTGGTDVHLVLVDLVQSALDGQQAEDRLHSVGITVNRNAVPFDPRPPMVTSGLRIGTPALATRGFGDDDFTEVADVIAQALKPDFDDSVRQALRHRVELLAKKHPLYAELAR; encoded by the coding sequence ATGACCACCTTCGACGCTCCCTTGTCCGAAGTGGACCCGGAGGTCGCCGCCGCGGTCGCCGCGGAGCTGGACCGCCAGCAGTCCACGCTGGAGATGATCGCCTCGGAGAACTTCGCGCCGGCCGGCGTGCTCGAGGCGCAGGGCTCCGTGCTGACCAACAAGTACGCCGAGGGCTATCCGGGACGGCGCTACTACGGCGGCTGTGAGCACGTCGACGTGGTCGAGCAGCTCGCGATCGACCGGGCGAAGGCGCTGTTCGGCGCGGAGCACGCCAACGTGCAGCCGCATTCGGGGGCGCAGGCCAATGCGGCGGCGATGGTGGCCGTGCTCAAGCCGGGGGACACCATTCTCGGCCTCGATCTCGCGCACGGCGGGCACCTCACGCACGGAATGAAGATCAACTTCTCCGGCAAGCTCTACAACGTCGTCGCCTATCACGTCGACAAGGAGACCGGCATCGTCGATCTCGGCGAGATCGAACGGCTGGCCGTGGAGCACCGGCCGAAGCTGATCGTGGCCGGCTGGTCGGCCTATCCGCGGCAGCTCGACTTCGCCGAGTTCCGGCGGATCGCCGATCTGGTCGACGCGAAACTGATGGTGGACATGGCGCATTTCGCCGGCCTCGTGGCGACCGGGCTGCACCCGTCGCCGGTGCCCTACGCCGACATCGTCACCACGACCACGCACAAGACGCTCGGCGGTCCGCGGGGCGGTCTGATCCTGTGCCGCGAGGAGCTGGCGAAGAAGATCAACTCGGCGGTGTTCCCCGGCCAGCAGGGCGGGCCGCTGGAGCACGTCATCGCGGCCAAGGCGGTGGCGCTGAAGATCGCCGCGAGTGCCGGGTTCCGCGAACGCCAGGAGCGCACGCTGGCCGGTTCGCGCATCCTGGCCGACCGGCTTTCCCGCACCGACTGCGCGGAGGCGGGCGTGCGGGTGCTCACCGGCGGCACGGACGTGCACCTGGTGCTCGTCGACCTCGTCCAGTCCGCTTTGGACGGTCAGCAGGCGGAGGACCGGCTGCACTCGGTCGGCATCACGGTCAACCGCAACGCGGTGCCGTTCGATCCGCGGCCGCCGATGGTCACCTCGGGTCTGCGCATCGGTACGCCGGCGCTGGCCACGCGCGGTTTCGGCGACGATGACTTCACTGAGGTCGCGGACGTGATCGCCCAGGCGCTGAAACCGGACTTCGACGATTCGGTGCGGCAGGCGCTGCGGCACCGGGTCGAGCTGCTGGCCAAGAAGCACCCGCTGTACGCGGAGCTGGCCCGATGA